A genomic window from Plasmodium malariae genome assembly, chromosome: 10 includes:
- the PmUG01_10053700 gene encoding STP1 protein: MDNCFSKYYSSYGLQTLMIYGLLQFKNIENEIKQKTSSLINQHDKNKFREGCRDLANYLINNNNPPRNYSYYKKTWKGALNYWLKNYYRNLDKHGGCPLILEEKDKKFLKLKYEEVDFCEMKNEYLREIKRLSKKSKDSDTYRSKCNAYNAWIDQKMKDFEQKKNLFRTCYQKTKKNARSEFICDLMDPNTFEKLSDCHVQNNISSREAVSEKSEKGSQTQDQEKPDDPTISQESPKQGEKTHSAEKADIEVIPENKQESQKELPSKTSPELQTNLHISTSESSDIERESSSTGDIQFRTSEYHAEAGALPSEFPKILIQSDPASPTSDIHKVTQNVLTPEGSATNSISPDLHMSSIILGPTENPYNPYVSFILTSFLVIILFTIFIKYALIGRFKKKKNIKRKQVTFLRILLPSLSDKKGKYLTHYHTKSTLYDDEEIIKKLKIHQHNTIKNTNILKRKKERFKTIIEVHMEVLEEFKNEKWEYEKGEFLDLCLELFAKAEYSTYRNLTNEELIMENTKSINDIKKQKIIWNKWVKEHSNISEKLKKTNWFNNLKNEWKNEKDFIKNSVQLKMNFSNENQKFSFLEKEKDLWKKWISKKHMIIEQYLQQKWFDEFTQEFLNMSDEYVNEESKNNISLLNSEELQSKEFHEELYSYIKKKLIAKMCILVFMIVLEDCKTEDFIKNKESHLDNSINDWKTDANLGRKSDAPKQVIDVNDTALEHRKNGQISAQTGENIFRQEIEEWIKEDDTGANSIYNDNSVE, from the exons ATGGATAATTGTTTTTCCAAG TATTATAGTTCCTATGGCTTACAGACATTAATGATCTATGGACTGTTAcagtttaaaaatattgaaaatgaaataaaacaaaaaactaGTTCCTTAATTAACCAgcatgataaaaataaatttaggGAGGGATGCAGAGATTTGGCTAATTATctaattaacaataataatccACCGcgaaattattcatattataaaaaaacgtGGAAAGGCGCACTAAACTATTggttaaaaaattactacAGAAATCTAGATAAACATGGAGGATGCCCTTTGATTTTAgaggaaaaagataaaaaatttttaaaattaaaatatgaagaagtaGATTTCtgtgaaatgaaaaatgaatacctaagagaaataaaacgtttaagtaaaaaatcaAAGGATTCTGATACATATAGGAGTAAGTGTAACGCATATAATGCGTGGATTgatcaaaaaatgaaagattttgagcaaaagaaaaatctTTTTCGAACATGCTatcaaaaaacaaaaaaaaacgcACGTTCTGAATTTATATGTGACTTAATGGATCCAAACACCTTTGAAAAATTATCTGATTGCCATGtccaaaataatatatcatctCGTGAAGCTGTATCAGAAAAATCAGAAAAAGGTTCGCAAACACAAGACCAAGAAAAACCTGATGATCCAACTATATCACAAGAATCACCGAAACAAGGAGAGAAAACTCATTCTGCTGAAAAAGCTGATATTGAAGTGATACCTGAAAATAAACAGGAATCTCAAAAAGAACTACCATCTAAAACCTCTCCAGAACTTCAAACAAACCTTCACATATCAACATCTGAATCTTCAGATATAGAACGTGAATCTTCTTCTACAGGAGATATACAATTTAGAACATCAGAATATCATGCAGAAGCAGGAGCACTACCTTCAGAATTCCCAAAAATACTTATTCAATCTGATCCAGCTTCTCCAACTTCAGATATACACAAAGTTACTCAAAATGTTCTCACACCTGAAGGGTCAGCTACTAATTCAATTTCACCCGATTTACATATGTCCTCTATAATTCTAG GTCCAACAGAAAATCCATATAACCCATAcgtatcatttatattaacaagTTTTCtagttataattttatttaccattttcattaaa TATGCTTTAATAGGAcggtttaaaaaaaaaaaaaacataaaaagaaaacaagtGACATTTCTTAGAATACTGCTACCTTCACTTTCTGACAAAAAAGGCAAATATTTAACACATTATCATACAAAAAGCACATTAtatgatgatgaagaaatcataaaaaaattaaaaatacatcaACATAacactataaaaaatacaaatatattaaagagaaaaaaagaaagattcAAAACAATTATTGAAGTACATATGGAAGTACTCGAAGAattcaaaaatgaaaaatgggaATACGAAAAAGGAGAATTTTTAGATTTATGCCTAGAACTGTTCGCAAAAGCGGAATATAGCACATATCGCAATTTGACTAATGAAGAACTGATAATGGAAAATACTAAAAGCattaatgatattaaaaaacaaaaaattatatggaaTAAATGGGTAAAAGAACATAGTAATATttctgaaaaattgaaaaaaaccaattggtttaataatttgaaaaatgaatggaaaaacgaaaaagatttcataaaaaatagtgtacaattaaaaatgaatttttcaaatgaaaatcaaaaattttcatttttagaaaaagaaaaagatttatggaaaaaatggaTATCAAAAAAGCATATGATTATAGAACAATATTTGCAACAAAAATGGTTTGATGAATTTACACAAGAATTTCTCAATATGTCAGATGAGTATGTAAATgaagaaagtaaaaataacatttcaCTATTAAATTCAGAAGAATTACAGAGTAAAGAATTCCatgaagaattatatagttatataaaaaaaaaattaattgcaAAAATGTGCATACTAGTATTTATGATAGTATTAGAAGATTGCAAAACAGaagattttataaaaaataaggaatcTCATTTGGATAATTCCATAAATGATTGGAAAACAGATGCAAATTTAGGGAGAAAATCAGATGCTCCAAAACAAGTAATTGATGTTAATGACACTGCTTTAGAACATAGAAAAAATGGGCAAATAAGTGCTCAAACAGGGGAGAATATTTTTAGACAGGAAATAGAAGAATGGATAAAGGAAGATGATACAGGGGCGAACTccatatataatgataacaGTGTAGAATAA
- the PmUG01_10053500 gene encoding fam-l protein encodes MEQKFKSFLYIKIPTFILLTWMCYFYIYMSRQSKSLVECYNQHRRLYAKNYRLLAIYKQDKDSSIVYLKKEIPNRVNNINDIFNNEKYSSGKTKQLNGSSQGNKRRHQKDVKNKSCIFEKKKYSHLEKKIFKELDYVDFLKNNKTISDKIYKKIMIKKCVLRVALPLLLFLVLAISFILDNFCKCGFTYGLLKVIILISPALDATKLREYSYLKDVVSLDKIFKGETSPALAILHMWLTKSPLKGFTQALVEPGSGNAKEVRNYCMSGFLGFLIYFVPIFILSIILISGLVYYHKKVKKYEKIRFKKR; translated from the coding sequence aGTAGGCAAAGTAAATCATTGGTTGAATGCTACAACCAACATAGACGGTTATACGCAAAAAATTACCGTTTACTGGCAATATATAAGCAAGATAAGGATTCAAGTATtgtgtatttaaaaaaagagatacCAAATCGAGTaaacaatataaatgatatatttaataatgaaaaatattcctCGGGAAAAACTAAACAATTAAATGGGAGTTCACaaggaaataaaagaagacaTCAAAAAGatgtgaaaaataaatcttgtatatttgaaaagaaaaaatattcccatttagaaaaaaaaatcttcaAAGAACTTGATTACGTAGATTTTCTCaaaaacaacaaaacaaTTAGTGATaagatttacaaaaaaataatgattaaAAAATGCGTATTACGAGTAGCTTTACCATTATTACTGTTTTTAGTGTTAGCGATATCATTCATATtagataatttttgtaaatgtgGGTTTACATATGGTTTGCTTAAAGTAATAATTCTTATTTCACCTGCTTTAGATGCTACTAAACTTCGAGAATATTCATATCTTAAAGATGTTGTAAGTCTTGATAAGATATTTAAAGGGGAGACTTCTCCCGCTCTAGCAATTTTGCATATGTGGTTGACGAAATCACCTTTAAAAGGGTTTACACAAGCTTTGGTGGAACCCGGAAGTGGTAATGCAAAGGAGGTGAGAAACTACTGTATGTCAGGTTTTTTGggatttcttatatattttgtaccCATATTCATATTAAGTATAATTCTTATATCAGGACTCGTTTActatcataaaaaagttaaaaaatatgaaaaaattagattcaagaaaaggtaa
- the PmUG01_10053600 gene encoding fam-m protein produces MKNKITLNIFIRIGMFAILSWICNFNNYVYIFNKSLDGICNYDREAYARNYRLLSKYKKDEASNNLWLKGKLPNNEVFGQKITPNNEGGTNRKNNKSHKCLLNKAQYYTEVIDYNNGMFDGKHFHFQKKWIKKKDYDTFLEKKKRIGDISLKKIKFRSYKFGISIFLVFFLLGIGLPVSSAFGLSDGSKQGNDILSFLKSTLGLSSERNAYILLFLVTFIMLAVLIIIAIYKILRNNEKYQKIKLMME; encoded by the exons atgaaaaacaaaattacgctaaacatatttattagaaTTGGCATGTTTGCCATTCTATCATGGATATGCAATTTTAACAATTATGTG tatatatttaacaaatcTTTGGATGGAATATGTAACTATGATAGGGAAGCATATGCAAGAAATTATAGATTactatcaaaatataaaaaggatgAGGCTTCAAATAATCTATGGTTAAAAGGAAAGCTTCCCAATAATGAAGTCTTTGGACAAAAAATCACACCTAATAATGAAGGAGGAactaatagaaaaaataataaatcacataaatgtttattaaataaagcaCAATATTACACTGAAGttatagattataataatggaatgtttgatggaaaacatttccattttcaaaagaaatggataaaaaaaaaggattatgATActtttcttgaaaaaaagaagagaattggtgatatatctttaaaaaaaataaaatttagaagtTATAAATTTGGAATTTCCatatttcttgttttttttctattgGGAATAGGATTACCGGTATCTAGTGCATTTGGGCTTTCCGATGGTAGTAAACAAGGAAATGATATTTTATCCTTTCTTAAAAGTACGCTGGGTTTAAGTAGTGAAAGAaatgcttatatattattatttttagtaaCGTTCATTATGTTAGCAGTCTTGATTATAATAGCTATTTATAAGAtcttaagaaataatgaaaaatatcaaaaaattaagttgatGATGGagtaa